A section of the Brachyhypopomus gauderio isolate BG-103 chromosome 13, BGAUD_0.2, whole genome shotgun sequence genome encodes:
- the pbxip1b gene encoding pre-B-cell leukemia homeobox interacting protein 1b isoform X3: MSDNSSGNSWTFLTSEVKEPGVEREGVQGQDGASSCGSKPPQSEQQDTGLSQGEEPPASCTEDTDGPEPPEQVEPLESGGDAATALKDDPVPSGNAPVENLSSLTSDPSEHSPSNQGEGERLLDPESETFSDSFAPTSPSAGAAPEGQEGEELPQEDENSELRRSFREEESKPDFESLEEKVNEGTGVRRRNITMLTAQPHHDEDEEDDLEEHFQPTPKDDGFGFSLNKCIFGALVLLGLGTIIFSGKSSPLPVFVHETDQLRLRVVFEMEVCCSAGVLLDLDDVGDADVGELKDPELQKEWKSPGSPAAPAQPVEVLERLAEHGQRVVELQTQLQKQEEQLKAAHVQVEEGSKERMRREELEVENQRLKEELDKLPALQKQLEEETRRLKRLREDKKNKQGHPTMKKALESLRAKAVKLSQSAAPVQPSAEHEQVTAANHGGKEPKEKKCGKEQEQSKEWRKSRRGKAEVEKPWMERDRVKTDGKKKGEQVKEKAHQEEDKELKGKGERKDERLRTKGTERNDGKGWKDGAEKRTITQDGGKGDRKDDAKWKKEKHWGLDSRREEPKEKKGSGNKVKDDKEWKHGKEGKRVEQPGGNEWKGRRNGKKEQEGGREKNNHKNDGKHDQAQKERTGKGKKDLHKGNDEKVWKDREEKRRSGRERDWSNDEGTEAWKEVKKTKGEHQNGEKRHGKDKAVHSSSDEAYHHSHDERRYDEDHMNEDYWTRQRERIRHYHGSSKGCTDVPACARAEGVVPVPQRDFESLLMDYLSRLLGPEEQMSKKEELGKLVGEFFTDGVFIHDQIPFGEFVEDVADILEDVAEDEDKEEMEDEMEGFAREAMEKFALPDRRGSGQKSKGVSG, from the exons ATGTCTGATAACAGCAGCGGCAACAGCTGGACCTTCCTCACGTCTGAGGTAAAG GAACCTGGAGTGGAGCGTGAGGGTGTGCAGGGTCAGGATGGGGCGAGCAGCTGTGGGTCAAAGCCCCCCCAGTCCGAGCAGCAGGACACGGGCCTCAGCCAAGGAGAGGAGCCTCCAGCCAGCTGCACGGAGGACACGGACGGTCCTGAGCCTCCTGAG CAGGTGGAACCTCTAGAGAGTGGGGGTGATGCAGCTACTGCTCTGAAGGACGACCCCGTCCCCAGCGGTAACGCCCCCGTTGAGAACCTCTcctctctgacctctgaccccagcGAGCACAGCCCCTCCAACCAAGGTGAAGGTGAACGTCTTCTGGACCCTGAATCAGAAACATTCTCTGACTCGTTTGCACCCACAAGCCCATCCGCTGGGGCAGCCCCCGAGGGGCAGGAAGGAGAGGAACTTCCTCAAGAGGATGAGAACTCTGAGCTGAGGAGATCCTTCAGAGAAG AAGAATCCAAACCAGATTTTGAATCATTGGAAGAGAAAGTGAACGAGGGTACtggagtgaggaggagaaacATCACCATGCTCACCGCTCAGCCCCATCACGACGAAGATGAGGAAGACGATTTGGAAGAACACTTCCAACCCACTCCGAAAGACGACGGATTCGGCTTCTCCCTGAACAAGTGTATTTTTGGAGCACTTGTTTTGCTAGGCTTGGGCACCATTATCTTCTCTGGTAAAAGTTCGCCATTGCCTGTATTTGTCCATGAAACTGATCAATTACGACTGAGGGTGGTGTTTGAGATGGAGGTGTGTTGTTCTGCAGGTGTGCTCTTGGATCTTGATGATG TAGGAGACGCTGATGTGGGCGAGCTGAAGGACCCAGAGCTGCAGAAG GAGTGGAAGAGTCCTGGATCTCCAGCTGCGCCTGCCCAGCCTGTGGAGGTTCTGGAAAGATTGGCAGAGCACGGCCAGCGTGTGGTAGAACTGCAGACGCAGCTCCAG AAACAGGAAGAGCAACTGAAAGCAGCACATGtccaggtggaggagggttcCAAGGAGCGAATGAGGAGGGAGGAGTTGGAGGTGGAGAACCAGAGACTGAAGGAGGAGTTGGATAAACTGCCCGCTCTTCAGAAACAGCTGGAGGAAGAGACACGGCGGCTGAAGAGATTGCGTGAGGACAAGAAAAACAAGCAGGGGCATCCGACCATGAAGAAGGCGTTAGAGTCTCTGAGGGCCAAAGCTGTAAAACTGTCTCAGAGTGCAG CTCCAGTGCAACCCTCTGCTGAGCATGAACAAGTGACGGCAGCCAATCACGGAGGAAAGGAACCCAAGGAAAAGAAATGCGGAAAAGAGCAAGAACAGAGCAAGGAATGGAGAAAGAGCAGAAGAGGAAAGGCAGAGGTGGAAAAGCCATGGATGGAGAGGGACCGTGTGAAAACGGATGGAAAGAAAAAGGGAGAGCAGGTGAAGGAAAAGGCCCATCAAGAGGAAGACAAAGAattgaagggcaaaggagaaagGAAAGATGAGCGACTCAGGACGAAGGGGACGGAGCGCAACGATGGCAAAGGGTGGAAGGATGGTGCGGAGAAAAGAACGATCACACAAGATGGTGGCAAGGGGGATAGGAAAGATGATGCAAAGTGGAAAAAGGAGAAACACTGGGGGTTGGACAGCAGAAGAGAGGAACCAAAGGAAAAGAAGGGTTCAGGAAATAAAGTGAAAGACGACAAGGAGTGGAAGCATGGGAAGGAAGGGAAGAGGGTTGAACAACCTGGTGGAAACGAGTGGAAAGGGCGAAGGAATGGGAAGaaagagcaggagggaggaagagagaagaacAATCATAAGAATGATGGAAAACATGACCAAGCCCAGAAGGAGAGAACTGGGAAAGGCAAGAAGGATCTTCACAAAGGAAATGATGAGAAGGTGTGGAAGGATCGTGAGGAGAAGCGTAGGAGTGGCAGAGAGCGAGACTGGTCAAATGATGAAGGAACTGAGGCATGGAAGGAGGTGAAGAAAACTAAAGGTGAACATCAGAATGGAGAGAAGAGGCATGGAAAGGACAAAGCTGTGCACAGTTCCTCAGACGAGGCATACCATCATTCACACGACGAGCGAAGGTATGACGAAGACCACATGAATGAGGACTATTGGaccagacagagggagaggataCGCCATTACCACGGGTCCTCGAAAGGCTGCACTGATGTACCTGCATGCGCCCGAGCAGAAGGTGTCGTCCCTGTCCCGCAGCGGGACTTTGAATCTTTACTTATGGACTACTTGAGTAGGCTGTTGGGTCCTGAGGAGCAAATGTCAAAAAAGGAGGAACTGGGCAAGCTTGTTGGCGAGTTCTTCACAGATGGCGTGTTCATTCATGACCAGATACCGTTTGGTGAGTTTGTGGAGGACGTGGCGGACATTTTGGAAGATGTGGCAGAGGATGAGGATAAGGAGGAAATGGAAGATGAGATGGAGGGATTTGCGAGAGAGGCAATGGAAAAGTTTGCACTTCCAGACAGGAGGGGTAGTGGGCAGAAGAGCAAGGGTGTTTCTGGCTGA
- the pbxip1b gene encoding pre-B-cell leukemia homeobox interacting protein 1b isoform X1, whose translation MSDNSSGNSWTFLTSEVKEPGVEREGVQGQDGASSCGSKPPQSEQQDTGLSQGEEPPASCTEDTDGPEPPEQVEPLESGGDAATALKDDPVPSGNAPVENLSSLTSDPSEHSPSNQGEGERLLDPESETFSDSFAPTSPSAGAAPEGQEGEELPQEDENSELRRSFREEESKPDFESLEEKVNEGTGVRRRNITMLTAQPHHDEDEEDDLEEHFQPTPKDDGFGFSLNKCIFGALVLLGLGTIIFSGKSSPLPVFVHETDQLRLRVVFEMEVCCSAGVLLDLDDVHLILNSAVGDADVGELKDPELQKEWKSPGSPAAPAQPVEVLERLAEHGQRVVELQTQLQKQEEQLKAAHVQVEEGSKERMRREELEVENQRLKEELDKLPALQKQLEEETRRLKRLREDKKNKQGHPTMKKALESLRAKAVKLSQSAAPVQPSAEHEQVTAANHGGKEPKEKKCGKEQEQSKEWRKSRRGKAEVEKPWMERDRVKTDGKKKGEQVKEKAHQEEDKELKGKGERKDERLRTKGTERNDGKGWKDGAEKRTITQDGGKGDRKDDAKWKKEKHWGLDSRREEPKEKKGSGNKVKDDKEWKHGKEGKRVEQPGGNEWKGRRNGKKEQEGGREKNNHKNDGKHDQAQKERTGKGKKDLHKGNDEKVWKDREEKRRSGRERDWSNDEGTEAWKEVKKTKGEHQNGEKRHGKDKAVHSSSDEAYHHSHDERRYDEDHMNEDYWTRQRERIRHYHGSSKGCTDVPACARAEGVVPVPQRDFESLLMDYLSRLLGPEEQMSKKEELGKLVGEFFTDGVFIHDQIPFGEFVEDVADILEDVAEDEDKEEMEDEMEGFAREAMEKFALPDRRGSGQKSKGVSG comes from the exons ATGTCTGATAACAGCAGCGGCAACAGCTGGACCTTCCTCACGTCTGAGGTAAAG GAACCTGGAGTGGAGCGTGAGGGTGTGCAGGGTCAGGATGGGGCGAGCAGCTGTGGGTCAAAGCCCCCCCAGTCCGAGCAGCAGGACACGGGCCTCAGCCAAGGAGAGGAGCCTCCAGCCAGCTGCACGGAGGACACGGACGGTCCTGAGCCTCCTGAG CAGGTGGAACCTCTAGAGAGTGGGGGTGATGCAGCTACTGCTCTGAAGGACGACCCCGTCCCCAGCGGTAACGCCCCCGTTGAGAACCTCTcctctctgacctctgaccccagcGAGCACAGCCCCTCCAACCAAGGTGAAGGTGAACGTCTTCTGGACCCTGAATCAGAAACATTCTCTGACTCGTTTGCACCCACAAGCCCATCCGCTGGGGCAGCCCCCGAGGGGCAGGAAGGAGAGGAACTTCCTCAAGAGGATGAGAACTCTGAGCTGAGGAGATCCTTCAGAGAAG AAGAATCCAAACCAGATTTTGAATCATTGGAAGAGAAAGTGAACGAGGGTACtggagtgaggaggagaaacATCACCATGCTCACCGCTCAGCCCCATCACGACGAAGATGAGGAAGACGATTTGGAAGAACACTTCCAACCCACTCCGAAAGACGACGGATTCGGCTTCTCCCTGAACAAGTGTATTTTTGGAGCACTTGTTTTGCTAGGCTTGGGCACCATTATCTTCTCTGGTAAAAGTTCGCCATTGCCTGTATTTGTCCATGAAACTGATCAATTACGACTGAGGGTGGTGTTTGAGATGGAGGTGTGTTGTTCTGCAGGTGTGCTCTTGGATCTTGATGATG TTCATCTCATCTTGAATTCTGCAGTAGGAGACGCTGATGTGGGCGAGCTGAAGGACCCAGAGCTGCAGAAG GAGTGGAAGAGTCCTGGATCTCCAGCTGCGCCTGCCCAGCCTGTGGAGGTTCTGGAAAGATTGGCAGAGCACGGCCAGCGTGTGGTAGAACTGCAGACGCAGCTCCAG AAACAGGAAGAGCAACTGAAAGCAGCACATGtccaggtggaggagggttcCAAGGAGCGAATGAGGAGGGAGGAGTTGGAGGTGGAGAACCAGAGACTGAAGGAGGAGTTGGATAAACTGCCCGCTCTTCAGAAACAGCTGGAGGAAGAGACACGGCGGCTGAAGAGATTGCGTGAGGACAAGAAAAACAAGCAGGGGCATCCGACCATGAAGAAGGCGTTAGAGTCTCTGAGGGCCAAAGCTGTAAAACTGTCTCAGAGTGCAG CTCCAGTGCAACCCTCTGCTGAGCATGAACAAGTGACGGCAGCCAATCACGGAGGAAAGGAACCCAAGGAAAAGAAATGCGGAAAAGAGCAAGAACAGAGCAAGGAATGGAGAAAGAGCAGAAGAGGAAAGGCAGAGGTGGAAAAGCCATGGATGGAGAGGGACCGTGTGAAAACGGATGGAAAGAAAAAGGGAGAGCAGGTGAAGGAAAAGGCCCATCAAGAGGAAGACAAAGAattgaagggcaaaggagaaagGAAAGATGAGCGACTCAGGACGAAGGGGACGGAGCGCAACGATGGCAAAGGGTGGAAGGATGGTGCGGAGAAAAGAACGATCACACAAGATGGTGGCAAGGGGGATAGGAAAGATGATGCAAAGTGGAAAAAGGAGAAACACTGGGGGTTGGACAGCAGAAGAGAGGAACCAAAGGAAAAGAAGGGTTCAGGAAATAAAGTGAAAGACGACAAGGAGTGGAAGCATGGGAAGGAAGGGAAGAGGGTTGAACAACCTGGTGGAAACGAGTGGAAAGGGCGAAGGAATGGGAAGaaagagcaggagggaggaagagagaagaacAATCATAAGAATGATGGAAAACATGACCAAGCCCAGAAGGAGAGAACTGGGAAAGGCAAGAAGGATCTTCACAAAGGAAATGATGAGAAGGTGTGGAAGGATCGTGAGGAGAAGCGTAGGAGTGGCAGAGAGCGAGACTGGTCAAATGATGAAGGAACTGAGGCATGGAAGGAGGTGAAGAAAACTAAAGGTGAACATCAGAATGGAGAGAAGAGGCATGGAAAGGACAAAGCTGTGCACAGTTCCTCAGACGAGGCATACCATCATTCACACGACGAGCGAAGGTATGACGAAGACCACATGAATGAGGACTATTGGaccagacagagggagaggataCGCCATTACCACGGGTCCTCGAAAGGCTGCACTGATGTACCTGCATGCGCCCGAGCAGAAGGTGTCGTCCCTGTCCCGCAGCGGGACTTTGAATCTTTACTTATGGACTACTTGAGTAGGCTGTTGGGTCCTGAGGAGCAAATGTCAAAAAAGGAGGAACTGGGCAAGCTTGTTGGCGAGTTCTTCACAGATGGCGTGTTCATTCATGACCAGATACCGTTTGGTGAGTTTGTGGAGGACGTGGCGGACATTTTGGAAGATGTGGCAGAGGATGAGGATAAGGAGGAAATGGAAGATGAGATGGAGGGATTTGCGAGAGAGGCAATGGAAAAGTTTGCACTTCCAGACAGGAGGGGTAGTGGGCAGAAGAGCAAGGGTGTTTCTGGCTGA
- the pbxip1b gene encoding pre-B-cell leukemia homeobox interacting protein 1b isoform X5, with protein sequence MSDNSSGNSWTFLTSEVKEPGVEREGVQGQDGASSCGSKPPQSEQQDTGLSQGEEPPASCTEDTDGPEPPEQVEPLESGGDAATALKDDPVPSGNAPVENLSSLTSDPSEHSPSNQGEGERLLDPESETFSDSFAPTSPSAGAAPEGQEGEELPQEDENSELRRSFREEESKPDFESLEEKVNEGTGVRRRNITMLTAQPHHDEDEEDDLEEHFQPTPKDDGFGFSLNKCIFGALVLLGLGTIIFSGVLLDLDDVHLILNSAVGDADVGELKDPELQKEWKSPGSPAAPAQPVEVLERLAEHGQRVVELQTQLQKQEEQLKAAHVQVEEGSKERMRREELEVENQRLKEELDKLPALQKQLEEETRRLKRLREDKKNKQGHPTMKKALESLRAKAVKLSQSAAPVQPSAEHEQVTAANHGGKEPKEKKCGKEQEQSKEWRKSRRGKAEVEKPWMERDRVKTDGKKKGEQVKEKAHQEEDKELKGKGERKDERLRTKGTERNDGKGWKDGAEKRTITQDGGKGDRKDDAKWKKEKHWGLDSRREEPKEKKGSGNKVKDDKEWKHGKEGKRVEQPGGNEWKGRRNGKKEQEGGREKNNHKNDGKHDQAQKERTGKGKKDLHKGNDEKVWKDREEKRRSGRERDWSNDEGTEAWKEVKKTKGEHQNGEKRHGKDKAVHSSSDEAYHHSHDERRYDEDHMNEDYWTRQRERIRHYHGSSKGCTDVPACARAEGVVPVPQRDFESLLMDYLSRLLGPEEQMSKKEELGKLVGEFFTDGVFIHDQIPFGEFVEDVADILEDVAEDEDKEEMEDEMEGFAREAMEKFALPDRRGSGQKSKGVSG encoded by the exons ATGTCTGATAACAGCAGCGGCAACAGCTGGACCTTCCTCACGTCTGAGGTAAAG GAACCTGGAGTGGAGCGTGAGGGTGTGCAGGGTCAGGATGGGGCGAGCAGCTGTGGGTCAAAGCCCCCCCAGTCCGAGCAGCAGGACACGGGCCTCAGCCAAGGAGAGGAGCCTCCAGCCAGCTGCACGGAGGACACGGACGGTCCTGAGCCTCCTGAG CAGGTGGAACCTCTAGAGAGTGGGGGTGATGCAGCTACTGCTCTGAAGGACGACCCCGTCCCCAGCGGTAACGCCCCCGTTGAGAACCTCTcctctctgacctctgaccccagcGAGCACAGCCCCTCCAACCAAGGTGAAGGTGAACGTCTTCTGGACCCTGAATCAGAAACATTCTCTGACTCGTTTGCACCCACAAGCCCATCCGCTGGGGCAGCCCCCGAGGGGCAGGAAGGAGAGGAACTTCCTCAAGAGGATGAGAACTCTGAGCTGAGGAGATCCTTCAGAGAAG AAGAATCCAAACCAGATTTTGAATCATTGGAAGAGAAAGTGAACGAGGGTACtggagtgaggaggagaaacATCACCATGCTCACCGCTCAGCCCCATCACGACGAAGATGAGGAAGACGATTTGGAAGAACACTTCCAACCCACTCCGAAAGACGACGGATTCGGCTTCTCCCTGAACAAGTGTATTTTTGGAGCACTTGTTTTGCTAGGCTTGGGCACCATTATCTTCTCTG GTGTGCTCTTGGATCTTGATGATG TTCATCTCATCTTGAATTCTGCAGTAGGAGACGCTGATGTGGGCGAGCTGAAGGACCCAGAGCTGCAGAAG GAGTGGAAGAGTCCTGGATCTCCAGCTGCGCCTGCCCAGCCTGTGGAGGTTCTGGAAAGATTGGCAGAGCACGGCCAGCGTGTGGTAGAACTGCAGACGCAGCTCCAG AAACAGGAAGAGCAACTGAAAGCAGCACATGtccaggtggaggagggttcCAAGGAGCGAATGAGGAGGGAGGAGTTGGAGGTGGAGAACCAGAGACTGAAGGAGGAGTTGGATAAACTGCCCGCTCTTCAGAAACAGCTGGAGGAAGAGACACGGCGGCTGAAGAGATTGCGTGAGGACAAGAAAAACAAGCAGGGGCATCCGACCATGAAGAAGGCGTTAGAGTCTCTGAGGGCCAAAGCTGTAAAACTGTCTCAGAGTGCAG CTCCAGTGCAACCCTCTGCTGAGCATGAACAAGTGACGGCAGCCAATCACGGAGGAAAGGAACCCAAGGAAAAGAAATGCGGAAAAGAGCAAGAACAGAGCAAGGAATGGAGAAAGAGCAGAAGAGGAAAGGCAGAGGTGGAAAAGCCATGGATGGAGAGGGACCGTGTGAAAACGGATGGAAAGAAAAAGGGAGAGCAGGTGAAGGAAAAGGCCCATCAAGAGGAAGACAAAGAattgaagggcaaaggagaaagGAAAGATGAGCGACTCAGGACGAAGGGGACGGAGCGCAACGATGGCAAAGGGTGGAAGGATGGTGCGGAGAAAAGAACGATCACACAAGATGGTGGCAAGGGGGATAGGAAAGATGATGCAAAGTGGAAAAAGGAGAAACACTGGGGGTTGGACAGCAGAAGAGAGGAACCAAAGGAAAAGAAGGGTTCAGGAAATAAAGTGAAAGACGACAAGGAGTGGAAGCATGGGAAGGAAGGGAAGAGGGTTGAACAACCTGGTGGAAACGAGTGGAAAGGGCGAAGGAATGGGAAGaaagagcaggagggaggaagagagaagaacAATCATAAGAATGATGGAAAACATGACCAAGCCCAGAAGGAGAGAACTGGGAAAGGCAAGAAGGATCTTCACAAAGGAAATGATGAGAAGGTGTGGAAGGATCGTGAGGAGAAGCGTAGGAGTGGCAGAGAGCGAGACTGGTCAAATGATGAAGGAACTGAGGCATGGAAGGAGGTGAAGAAAACTAAAGGTGAACATCAGAATGGAGAGAAGAGGCATGGAAAGGACAAAGCTGTGCACAGTTCCTCAGACGAGGCATACCATCATTCACACGACGAGCGAAGGTATGACGAAGACCACATGAATGAGGACTATTGGaccagacagagggagaggataCGCCATTACCACGGGTCCTCGAAAGGCTGCACTGATGTACCTGCATGCGCCCGAGCAGAAGGTGTCGTCCCTGTCCCGCAGCGGGACTTTGAATCTTTACTTATGGACTACTTGAGTAGGCTGTTGGGTCCTGAGGAGCAAATGTCAAAAAAGGAGGAACTGGGCAAGCTTGTTGGCGAGTTCTTCACAGATGGCGTGTTCATTCATGACCAGATACCGTTTGGTGAGTTTGTGGAGGACGTGGCGGACATTTTGGAAGATGTGGCAGAGGATGAGGATAAGGAGGAAATGGAAGATGAGATGGAGGGATTTGCGAGAGAGGCAATGGAAAAGTTTGCACTTCCAGACAGGAGGGGTAGTGGGCAGAAGAGCAAGGGTGTTTCTGGCTGA
- the pbxip1b gene encoding pre-B-cell leukemia homeobox interacting protein 1b isoform X6, producing MSDNSSGNSWTFLTSEVKEPGVEREGVQGQDGASSCGSKPPQSEQQDTGLSQGEEPPASCTEDTDGPEPPEQVEPLESGGDAATALKDDPVPSGNAPVENLSSLTSDPSEHSPSNQGEGERLLDPESETFSDSFAPTSPSAGAAPEGQEGEELPQEDENSELRRSFREEESKPDFESLEEKVNEGTGVRRRNITMLTAQPHHDEDEEDDLEEHFQPTPKDDGFGFSLNKCIFGALVLLGLGTIIFSGVLLDLDDVGDADVGELKDPELQKEWKSPGSPAAPAQPVEVLERLAEHGQRVVELQTQLQKQEEQLKAAHVQVEEGSKERMRREELEVENQRLKEELDKLPALQKQLEEETRRLKRLREDKKNKQGHPTMKKALESLRAKAVKLSQSAAPVQPSAEHEQVTAANHGGKEPKEKKCGKEQEQSKEWRKSRRGKAEVEKPWMERDRVKTDGKKKGEQVKEKAHQEEDKELKGKGERKDERLRTKGTERNDGKGWKDGAEKRTITQDGGKGDRKDDAKWKKEKHWGLDSRREEPKEKKGSGNKVKDDKEWKHGKEGKRVEQPGGNEWKGRRNGKKEQEGGREKNNHKNDGKHDQAQKERTGKGKKDLHKGNDEKVWKDREEKRRSGRERDWSNDEGTEAWKEVKKTKGEHQNGEKRHGKDKAVHSSSDEAYHHSHDERRYDEDHMNEDYWTRQRERIRHYHGSSKGCTDVPACARAEGVVPVPQRDFESLLMDYLSRLLGPEEQMSKKEELGKLVGEFFTDGVFIHDQIPFGEFVEDVADILEDVAEDEDKEEMEDEMEGFAREAMEKFALPDRRGSGQKSKGVSG from the exons ATGTCTGATAACAGCAGCGGCAACAGCTGGACCTTCCTCACGTCTGAGGTAAAG GAACCTGGAGTGGAGCGTGAGGGTGTGCAGGGTCAGGATGGGGCGAGCAGCTGTGGGTCAAAGCCCCCCCAGTCCGAGCAGCAGGACACGGGCCTCAGCCAAGGAGAGGAGCCTCCAGCCAGCTGCACGGAGGACACGGACGGTCCTGAGCCTCCTGAG CAGGTGGAACCTCTAGAGAGTGGGGGTGATGCAGCTACTGCTCTGAAGGACGACCCCGTCCCCAGCGGTAACGCCCCCGTTGAGAACCTCTcctctctgacctctgaccccagcGAGCACAGCCCCTCCAACCAAGGTGAAGGTGAACGTCTTCTGGACCCTGAATCAGAAACATTCTCTGACTCGTTTGCACCCACAAGCCCATCCGCTGGGGCAGCCCCCGAGGGGCAGGAAGGAGAGGAACTTCCTCAAGAGGATGAGAACTCTGAGCTGAGGAGATCCTTCAGAGAAG AAGAATCCAAACCAGATTTTGAATCATTGGAAGAGAAAGTGAACGAGGGTACtggagtgaggaggagaaacATCACCATGCTCACCGCTCAGCCCCATCACGACGAAGATGAGGAAGACGATTTGGAAGAACACTTCCAACCCACTCCGAAAGACGACGGATTCGGCTTCTCCCTGAACAAGTGTATTTTTGGAGCACTTGTTTTGCTAGGCTTGGGCACCATTATCTTCTCTG GTGTGCTCTTGGATCTTGATGATG TAGGAGACGCTGATGTGGGCGAGCTGAAGGACCCAGAGCTGCAGAAG GAGTGGAAGAGTCCTGGATCTCCAGCTGCGCCTGCCCAGCCTGTGGAGGTTCTGGAAAGATTGGCAGAGCACGGCCAGCGTGTGGTAGAACTGCAGACGCAGCTCCAG AAACAGGAAGAGCAACTGAAAGCAGCACATGtccaggtggaggagggttcCAAGGAGCGAATGAGGAGGGAGGAGTTGGAGGTGGAGAACCAGAGACTGAAGGAGGAGTTGGATAAACTGCCCGCTCTTCAGAAACAGCTGGAGGAAGAGACACGGCGGCTGAAGAGATTGCGTGAGGACAAGAAAAACAAGCAGGGGCATCCGACCATGAAGAAGGCGTTAGAGTCTCTGAGGGCCAAAGCTGTAAAACTGTCTCAGAGTGCAG CTCCAGTGCAACCCTCTGCTGAGCATGAACAAGTGACGGCAGCCAATCACGGAGGAAAGGAACCCAAGGAAAAGAAATGCGGAAAAGAGCAAGAACAGAGCAAGGAATGGAGAAAGAGCAGAAGAGGAAAGGCAGAGGTGGAAAAGCCATGGATGGAGAGGGACCGTGTGAAAACGGATGGAAAGAAAAAGGGAGAGCAGGTGAAGGAAAAGGCCCATCAAGAGGAAGACAAAGAattgaagggcaaaggagaaagGAAAGATGAGCGACTCAGGACGAAGGGGACGGAGCGCAACGATGGCAAAGGGTGGAAGGATGGTGCGGAGAAAAGAACGATCACACAAGATGGTGGCAAGGGGGATAGGAAAGATGATGCAAAGTGGAAAAAGGAGAAACACTGGGGGTTGGACAGCAGAAGAGAGGAACCAAAGGAAAAGAAGGGTTCAGGAAATAAAGTGAAAGACGACAAGGAGTGGAAGCATGGGAAGGAAGGGAAGAGGGTTGAACAACCTGGTGGAAACGAGTGGAAAGGGCGAAGGAATGGGAAGaaagagcaggagggaggaagagagaagaacAATCATAAGAATGATGGAAAACATGACCAAGCCCAGAAGGAGAGAACTGGGAAAGGCAAGAAGGATCTTCACAAAGGAAATGATGAGAAGGTGTGGAAGGATCGTGAGGAGAAGCGTAGGAGTGGCAGAGAGCGAGACTGGTCAAATGATGAAGGAACTGAGGCATGGAAGGAGGTGAAGAAAACTAAAGGTGAACATCAGAATGGAGAGAAGAGGCATGGAAAGGACAAAGCTGTGCACAGTTCCTCAGACGAGGCATACCATCATTCACACGACGAGCGAAGGTATGACGAAGACCACATGAATGAGGACTATTGGaccagacagagggagaggataCGCCATTACCACGGGTCCTCGAAAGGCTGCACTGATGTACCTGCATGCGCCCGAGCAGAAGGTGTCGTCCCTGTCCCGCAGCGGGACTTTGAATCTTTACTTATGGACTACTTGAGTAGGCTGTTGGGTCCTGAGGAGCAAATGTCAAAAAAGGAGGAACTGGGCAAGCTTGTTGGCGAGTTCTTCACAGATGGCGTGTTCATTCATGACCAGATACCGTTTGGTGAGTTTGTGGAGGACGTGGCGGACATTTTGGAAGATGTGGCAGAGGATGAGGATAAGGAGGAAATGGAAGATGAGATGGAGGGATTTGCGAGAGAGGCAATGGAAAAGTTTGCACTTCCAGACAGGAGGGGTAGTGGGCAGAAGAGCAAGGGTGTTTCTGGCTGA